In the genome of Vicia villosa cultivar HV-30 ecotype Madison, WI linkage group LG7, Vvil1.0, whole genome shotgun sequence, one region contains:
- the LOC131615955 gene encoding ETHYLENE INSENSITIVE 3-like 1 protein, which translates to MMMFDDMGFCGDLDMFCGTLGEGDISVRQTEPDSVVEDDYSDEEMDVDELERRMWRDKMRLKRLKEQTKAKEGIDAAKARQSQEQARRKKMSRAQDGILKYMLKMMEVCKAQGFVYGIIPEKGKPVTGASDNLREWWKDKVRFDRNGPAAIAKYQVDNAIPGKNDGCNSIGPTPHTLQELQDTTLGSLLSALMQHCDPPQRRFPLEKGVPPPWWPSGNEEWWPQIGLPKDQGPPPYKKPHDLKKAWKVGVLTAVIKHMSPDIAKIRKLVRQSKCLQDKMTAKESATWLAIINQEESLARELYPEYCPPISSGGGSGSMVINDCSEYDVDGAEDESNFDVEDRKPENLHPSTLGMERMRGMFSVQQPSPIKGEVVTNLDFIRKRKISSDFNIMMDHKIYTCEYPQCPYNEVRLAFQDRPSRDNHQLNCPHRIGSADYGGPNFHATEVKPVIFPQSFVQPNSAAQPTSLVPPSLIPPSFDLTGLGVSEDSQKMISDLMSVYDTNIIGNKNASSTNCVTVGNQNLSQHNIQQQQQHNIQQQQQENFFSSQGMVMEAANFFTREESQSQFDRFKAVNAPFDNNQHHHNNNNNLHFMMGSPCDLASFDFREDIQQLQGVVGMDNLPKQPDGPIWFN; encoded by the coding sequence ATGATGATGTTTGATGACATGGGGTTTTGTGGTGATTTGGATATGTTCTGTGGTACACTTGGGGAAGGGGATATTTCTGTCAGGCAAACTGAGCCGGATTCGGTAGTTGAGGATGATTATAGTGATGAAGAAATGGATGTCGATGAGCTTGAACGAAGGATGTGGAGGGACAAAATGCGTCTCAAGCGATTGAAAGAACAAACCAAGGCTAAAGAAGGGATCGATGCTGCAAAAGCAAGGCAGTCTCAAGAACAGGCGAGGAGGAAAAAGATGTCAAGAGCTCAAGATGGAATATTGAAGTACATGCTGAAAATGATGGAGGTCTGTAAGGCACAAGGATTCGTTTACGGGATAATTCCTGAGAAAGGAAAACCAGTGACTGGAGCATCTGACAATCTTCGTGAATGGTGGAAGGATAAGGTTAGGTTTGATAGGAACGGTCCGGCTGCCATAGCCAAATATCAAGTGGATAACGCAATTCCGGGGAAGAATGATGGCTGCAATTCCATCGGTCCAACTCCTCATACCTTACAAGAATTACAGGACACAACGTTAGGTTCTCTCTTATCAGCTCTTATGCAGCACTGTGATCCTCCTCAGAGGCGTTTCCCGTTAGAGAAGGGTGTTCCTCCGCCATGGTGGCCAAGCGGTAACGAAGAGTGGTGGCCCCAAATTGGTTTACCTAAAGATCAAGGTCCTCCACCTTACAAGAAACCTCATGACCTGAAAAAAGCTTGGAAAGTTGGTGTTTTAACAGCAGTTATCAAGCATATGTCTCCTGATATAGCCAAGATTCGCAAGCTCGTGAGGCAGTCCAAATGCCTTCAAGATAAAATGACAGCTAAAGAAAGTGCTACTTGGCTGGCCATCATCAATCAAGAGGAATCCTTGGCTCGAGAGCTTTATCCCGAATACTGCCCTCCGATATCTTCTGGTGGAGGCAGCGGTTCTATGGTCATCAATGATTGCAGCGAGTATGATGTTGATGGGGCTGAGGATGAGTCCAACTTTGATGTGGAGGACCGAAAACCCGAGAATCTTCATCCATCCACTCTTGGGATGGAAAGAATGAGGGGAATGTTTTCGGTTCAGCAACCTTCTCCAATCAAGGGAGAGGTTGTCACCAACTTGGATTTCATTCGGAAGAGGAAGATCTCTAGCGACTTCAACATAATGATGGATCACAAAATCTACACATGTGAATACCCTCAATGCCCTTACAACGAAGTTCGCCTTGCTTTTCAAGATAGGCCTTCTAGggacaatcatcaattgaattgTCCACATAGAATCGGTTCTGCAGACTATGGCGGCCCTAATTTTCATGCTACCGAGGTTAAGCCGGTTATTTTCCCCCAAAGCTTTGTTCAACCCAATTCTGCAGCTCAGCCTACTAGTCTGGTTCCACCTAGTCTGATTCCACCTTCATTTGATTTAACTGGACTCGGGGTTTCAGAGGACAGCCAGAAAATGATCAGTGACCTTATGTCAGTCTATGACACAAATATCATAGGAAACAAGAATGCAAGTTCAACCAATTGCGTAACCGTCGGAAATCAAAACCTTTCCCAGCACAACATTCAGCAACAACAGCAGCACAACATTCAGCAGCAACAACAGGAGAATTTCTTTTCAAGTCAAGGAATGGTGATGGAAGCAGCAAACTTCTTTACTCGCGAGGAAAGTCAAAGTCAATTCGACCGATTCAAAGCCGTAAATGCTCCTTTCGACAACAACCagcaccaccacaacaacaacaataacctccATTTCATGATGGGCTCTCCCTGTGATTTGGCATCCTTTGATTTTAGGGAGGATATTCAGCAACTACAAGGAGTAGTAGGAATGGATAATCTTCCCAAACAACCAGATGGTCCAATATGGTTCAACTGA